One segment of Xiphias gladius isolate SHS-SW01 ecotype Sanya breed wild chromosome 1, ASM1685928v1, whole genome shotgun sequence DNA contains the following:
- the slc35c1 gene encoding GDP-fucose transporter 1 isoform X1, which yields MNRTPLKRFTILRMALAGSESMDQDGHGETFALRAVRIAAVVALYWFVSITMVFLNNYLLDNRDLDAPLFVTFYQCVVTVGLCWLMQLLSKLCPGRIDFPSFRFDVKTSREVLPLSIVFIGMITFNNMCLKYVGVAFYTVGRSLSTVFNVLLSYVVLKQTTSFQALLCCGIILGGFWLGVDQEGMAGSLSMSGVFFGVLASACVSLNAIYTKKVMPAVDGNIWKLSYYNNINACALFLPLILVFGEFGRLASFSHLTDLGFWGIMTLGGVFGFAIGYVTGLQIKYTSPLTHNVSGTAKACAQTVIAVVYNSSSKSLLWWTSNMMVLGGSSAYTWVKSLEMKKTPCKDTQESAKEKLLPRERGNMGV from the exons ATGAACAGGACGCCGCTGAAGCGGTTCACTATCTTGAGGATGGCACTGGCCGGCTCGGAATCCATGGACCAGGACGGACACGGAGAGACTTTCGCACTCCGAGCTGTCAGGATAGCGGCTGTGGTAGCGCTGTACTGGTTCGTGTCGATAACAATGGTGTTCCTTAACAACTACCTGCTGGACAACCGGGACTTGGACGCGCCGCTGTTTGTCACTTTTTACCAGTGTGTGGTGACGGTTGGGCTGTGCTGGCTCATGCAGCTGCTGTCCAAATTGTGCCCGGGGCGCATCGACTTCCCGTCGTTCAGATTCGACGTGAAGACGTCGCGGGAGGTCCTGCCGCTGTCCATTGTGTTCATTGGCATGATCACCTTCAACAACATGTGCCTGAAATACGTCGGGGTGGCTTTCTACACAGTCGGCCGGTCACTCAGCACCGTTTTCAACGTGCTGTTATCGTATGTTGTCCTGAAACAAACCACGTCTTTCCAAGCCTTACTGTGCTGTGGGATCATACTAG GTGGATTCTGGCTGGGTGTGGACCAGGAAGGCATGGCAGGGTCCCTCTCCATGTCAGGGGTCTTTTTTGGGGTACTGGCCAGCGCTTGTGTCTCCCTCAATGCCATCTACACCAAGAAGGTGATGccagcagtggatggaaacatcTGGAAACTGTCCTACTACAACAACATCAATGCCTGCGCCCTCTTCCTACCGCTCATTCTTGTGTTTGGAGAGTTCGGTCGTCTCGCCAGCTTCAGCCACCTCACTGACCTCGGGTTTTGGGGTATAATGACACTCGGTGGAGTGTTTGGTTTCGCCATCGGCTACGTCACAGGTCTCCAGATCAAGTATACCAGTCCACTGACACACAATGTCTCAGGGACAGCAAAAGCCTGCGCCCAGACTGTTATTGCAGTGGTTTACAACTCTTCCAGTAAAAGCCTGCTGTGGTGGACCAGTAACATGATGGTTCTTGGTGGCTCGTCAGCCTACACTTGGGTCAAAAGTCTAGAAATGAAGAAGACTCCCTGCAAAGACACTCAGGAGTCAGCCAAGGAAAAACTGCTTCCAAGGGAGAGAGGCAACATGGGAGTATAA
- the slc35c1 gene encoding GDP-fucose transporter 1 isoform X2 — protein MALAGSESMDQDGHGETFALRAVRIAAVVALYWFVSITMVFLNNYLLDNRDLDAPLFVTFYQCVVTVGLCWLMQLLSKLCPGRIDFPSFRFDVKTSREVLPLSIVFIGMITFNNMCLKYVGVAFYTVGRSLSTVFNVLLSYVVLKQTTSFQALLCCGIILGGFWLGVDQEGMAGSLSMSGVFFGVLASACVSLNAIYTKKVMPAVDGNIWKLSYYNNINACALFLPLILVFGEFGRLASFSHLTDLGFWGIMTLGGVFGFAIGYVTGLQIKYTSPLTHNVSGTAKACAQTVIAVVYNSSSKSLLWWTSNMMVLGGSSAYTWVKSLEMKKTPCKDTQESAKEKLLPRERGNMGV, from the exons ATGGCACTGGCCGGCTCGGAATCCATGGACCAGGACGGACACGGAGAGACTTTCGCACTCCGAGCTGTCAGGATAGCGGCTGTGGTAGCGCTGTACTGGTTCGTGTCGATAACAATGGTGTTCCTTAACAACTACCTGCTGGACAACCGGGACTTGGACGCGCCGCTGTTTGTCACTTTTTACCAGTGTGTGGTGACGGTTGGGCTGTGCTGGCTCATGCAGCTGCTGTCCAAATTGTGCCCGGGGCGCATCGACTTCCCGTCGTTCAGATTCGACGTGAAGACGTCGCGGGAGGTCCTGCCGCTGTCCATTGTGTTCATTGGCATGATCACCTTCAACAACATGTGCCTGAAATACGTCGGGGTGGCTTTCTACACAGTCGGCCGGTCACTCAGCACCGTTTTCAACGTGCTGTTATCGTATGTTGTCCTGAAACAAACCACGTCTTTCCAAGCCTTACTGTGCTGTGGGATCATACTAG GTGGATTCTGGCTGGGTGTGGACCAGGAAGGCATGGCAGGGTCCCTCTCCATGTCAGGGGTCTTTTTTGGGGTACTGGCCAGCGCTTGTGTCTCCCTCAATGCCATCTACACCAAGAAGGTGATGccagcagtggatggaaacatcTGGAAACTGTCCTACTACAACAACATCAATGCCTGCGCCCTCTTCCTACCGCTCATTCTTGTGTTTGGAGAGTTCGGTCGTCTCGCCAGCTTCAGCCACCTCACTGACCTCGGGTTTTGGGGTATAATGACACTCGGTGGAGTGTTTGGTTTCGCCATCGGCTACGTCACAGGTCTCCAGATCAAGTATACCAGTCCACTGACACACAATGTCTCAGGGACAGCAAAAGCCTGCGCCCAGACTGTTATTGCAGTGGTTTACAACTCTTCCAGTAAAAGCCTGCTGTGGTGGACCAGTAACATGATGGTTCTTGGTGGCTCGTCAGCCTACACTTGGGTCAAAAGTCTAGAAATGAAGAAGACTCCCTGCAAAGACACTCAGGAGTCAGCCAAGGAAAAACTGCTTCCAAGGGAGAGAGGCAACATGGGAGTATAA